A stretch of the Gavia stellata isolate bGavSte3 chromosome 11, bGavSte3.hap2, whole genome shotgun sequence genome encodes the following:
- the AGTR1 gene encoding type-1 angiotensin II receptor encodes MVPNYSTDETIKRIHVDCPVSGRHSYIYIMVPTVYSIIFIIGIFGNSLVVIVIYCYMKLKTVASIFLLNLALADLCFLITLPLWAAYTAMEYQWPFGNCLCKLASAGISFNLYASVFLLTCLSIDRYLAIVHPVKSRVRRTMFVARITCIAIWLLAGVASLPVIIHRNIFFAENLNMTVCGFRYDNNNTTLRVGLGLSKNLLGFLIPFLIILTSYTLIWKTLKKAYQIQKNKTRNDDIFKMIVAIVFFFFFSWIPHQVFTFLDVLIQLHVITDCRITDIVDTAMPFTICIAYFNNCLNPFFYVFFGKNFKKYFLQLIKYIPPNVSAHPSLTTKMSSLSYRPPENIRLPTKKTAGSFDTE; translated from the coding sequence ATGGTCCCAAATTACTCTACTGACGAAACCATTAAAAGAATCCACGTTGACTGTCCCGTTTCAGGAAGGCACAGTTACATCTACATTATGGTTCCAACTGTTTACAGCATCATCTTTATCATAGGCATATTTGGGAACAGCCTGGTTGTTATTGTCATTTACTGctacatgaaattaaaaacagtagCCAGCATCTTTCTTCTAAACCTGGCGCTGGCTGACTTGTGTTTTTTAATAACTCTGCCACTCTGGGCAGCCTACACGGCCATGGAGTACCAGTGGCCTTTCGGCAACTGTTTATGTAAGTTAGCATCAGCAGGGATAAGTTTCAACCTGTACGCCAGTGTGTTCCTCCTCACATGCCTTAGCATTGACCGGTACCTGGCCATAGTACATCCAGTGAAGTCCCGAGTTCGACGTACCATGTTTGTTGCCAGAATAACTTGCATTGCCATCTGGCTTCTTGCTGGTGTGGCCAGTTTGCCCGTCATCATTCATCGTAATATATTCTTTGCTGAGAACTTGAACATGACAGTCTGTGGTTTTCGGTACGACAACAATAACACAACGCTCCGTGTTGGGTTGGGTTTATCCAAAAATTTGCTGGgctttttaattccttttctcaTCATACTAACAAGCTACACCTTAATTTGGAAGACCCTGAAGAAGGCGTATCAAATTCAAAAAAATAAGACTAGAAATGATGATATTTTTAAGATGATTGTGGcaatagtatttttcttcttcttttcctggaTTCCTCATCAAGTGTTCACTTTTCTGGATGTATTAATTCAATTACATGTAATAACAGACTGCAGAATCACTGATATTGTGGATACGGCTATGCCCTTCACCATTTGCATCGCTTACTTTAACAACTGtttgaatccttttttttatgttttttttggaaaaaactttaaaaaatacttccttcagCTAATAAAATACATTCCACCAAATGTCAGTGCACATCCAAGCCTAACAACAAAAATGAGCTCCCTCTCATATCGGCCACCAGAAAACATACGCTTGCCCACTAAAAAGACTGCTGGGTCTTTCGACACCGAGTGA